One Pseudorhodobacter turbinis DNA segment encodes these proteins:
- a CDS encoding ABC transporter ATP-binding protein, whose protein sequence is MTAPVLELKNVTKTYHVKQGLFGKPKPLTAVNDVSLTLGRGEVLGLVGESGCGKSTLAKILLGLEMPTSGQVLVDGEEINGQDRLALARRIQPIFQDPYSSLNPRKTIADIVSLPLRVHGVGDAASRAKSVRETLDLVGLPARVLNTYPSQMSGGQRQRVAIARALIMHPEIVICDEPTSALDVSVQSQILNLLNDLRTEFGLTYLFISHDLAVVEHLATRVAVMYLGRIVEEAPVATLFEAPRHPYGRALLNSVLTPDPSLGVPDTQLGAAYPNPIAPPSGCHFHPRCPFVQDHCRAVAPRPVPIGEGHVECHLHDPDSPMYRADFTV, encoded by the coding sequence ATGACCGCCCCCGTTCTCGAACTGAAAAACGTCACCAAGACCTATCACGTCAAGCAGGGCCTGTTCGGCAAGCCCAAGCCCCTGACGGCGGTCAACGACGTGTCGCTTACGCTGGGCCGGGGCGAGGTTCTGGGCCTTGTCGGTGAATCCGGCTGTGGCAAGTCCACGTTGGCCAAGATCCTGTTGGGGCTGGAGATGCCCACATCCGGGCAGGTTCTGGTTGATGGCGAGGAAATCAATGGTCAGGACCGTCTTGCGCTGGCGCGGCGCATCCAGCCGATCTTTCAAGACCCCTATTCATCCCTGAATCCGCGCAAGACGATTGCTGATATCGTCTCGCTTCCCCTGCGGGTGCATGGCGTCGGGGATGCGGCCAGTCGCGCCAAATCGGTGCGCGAAACGCTGGATCTGGTCGGCTTGCCTGCGCGCGTGCTGAACACCTATCCCAGCCAGATGTCCGGCGGGCAGCGTCAGCGCGTGGCCATTGCCCGCGCCCTGATCATGCACCCCGAAATTGTCATTTGTGATGAGCCGACATCCGCGCTGGATGTCTCTGTCCAAAGTCAGATCCTGAACCTACTGAATGATTTGCGCACCGAATTCGGGCTGACCTATCTGTTCATCAGCCATGATCTGGCGGTGGTCGAACATCTGGCAACCCGCGTTGCGGTTATGTATCTGGGCCGCATCGTCGAAGAGGCACCCGTGGCCACGCTGTTCGAGGCGCCGCGCCACCCCTACGGGCGTGCGCTGCTTAATTCGGTGCTGACACCTGACCCGTCGCTGGGCGTGCCTGACACGCAGCTGGGCGCGGCCTATCCCAACCCGATCGCGCCGCCCTCGGGCTGTCATTTCCATCCGCGCTGCCCCTTCGTGCAGGATCATTGCCGTGCTGTCGCCCCGCGTCCGGTGCCGATTGGCGAGGGTCACGTGGAATGTCACCTGCACGACCCGGACAGCCCGATGTACCGCGCCGATTTCACCGTCTAA
- a CDS encoding ABC transporter ATP-binding protein: MTDAITKPLLSVRGLTLDIPLANGMLHAVRGIDFDLHRGETLCIVGESGSGKSLTSLAIMGLLDRNIRRSATRMDFDGTELTTASKRQMRALRGDRIAMIFQEPMTSLNPAYTIGDQLIEALQLHRSVSHDTARKRAIELLEKVGITAAASRLSQYPHQLSGGLRQRVVIAMALMCEPELIIADEPTTALDVTIQAQILRLLVDLTKEMNVAMILITHDLGVVARVADNVGVMYAGALVETGPASDVFGMPMHPYTRGLLHCIPQPGKTQRGTPLGTIPGIVPSLVGEVQGCAFRTRCPHTVADCRAAIPERGTPPHQFLCVHPDGARAAEGEPA, encoded by the coding sequence ATGACAGACGCAATTACCAAACCGCTGCTGTCGGTGCGCGGCCTGACGCTGGACATTCCACTGGCCAACGGGATGTTGCACGCCGTGCGCGGCATTGATTTCGATCTGCACAGGGGCGAAACGCTGTGCATCGTGGGTGAATCCGGATCGGGGAAATCCCTGACCTCACTGGCGATCATGGGTCTGCTGGACCGCAATATCCGCCGCAGCGCCACGCGTATGGATTTCGACGGGACCGAGCTGACCACCGCCTCCAAGCGGCAGATGCGCGCGCTGCGCGGTGACCGGATCGCGATGATCTTTCAAGAGCCAATGACCTCGCTGAATCCGGCCTATACGATCGGGGATCAGCTGATCGAGGCCCTGCAGCTGCACCGCTCGGTCAGTCACGACACCGCCCGCAAGCGTGCCATCGAATTACTGGAAAAGGTCGGTATCACGGCCGCAGCCAGCCGGCTAAGCCAGTATCCGCATCAGTTGTCAGGCGGGTTGCGCCAGCGCGTTGTCATCGCAATGGCCCTGATGTGCGAACCGGAGCTGATCATCGCGGATGAGCCCACGACGGCGCTGGATGTGACCATTCAGGCGCAGATCCTGCGTTTGCTGGTGGATCTGACCAAGGAAATGAACGTGGCGATGATCCTGATCACCCATGATCTGGGCGTGGTCGCGCGCGTCGCGGACAATGTCGGTGTGATGTATGCGGGCGCGTTGGTGGAAACCGGCCCCGCGTCGGATGTATTCGGCATGCCGATGCATCCCTATACACGCGGATTGTTGCACTGCATTCCGCAACCCGGCAAGACCCAACGCGGCACGCCCTTGGGCACCATTCCGGGGATTGTGCCGTCACTGGTGGGCGAGGTGCAGGGCTGCGCATTTCGCACACGGTGCCCGCATACGGTGGCGGACTGTCGCGCGGCGATCCCTGAGCGCGGCACGCCGCCCCATCAATTCCTGTGCGTGCATCCTGATGGCGCCCGTGCTGCCGAAGGAGAGCCCGCATGA
- a CDS encoding gamma-glutamyltransferase, translated as MASSLSRTMQTRKTVVETKGGVVASQHRLAAEAGAEVLRVGGNAVDAAVATSFVVGVLEPWMSGPAGGGAMMLWRADEGKAVAVNHGMRSPKELRVGDYPLSGRGMASDLFPWEHVTGDVNVQGAKAIAVPGVVDGLGQAHAQYGRMPWADLLAPAIAHAREGMLVDWYAALIIASATRALALDTDAAALFLEEGQWPTISGWTALAEKRLDQTRMADSLAIIAQDGPRALYDGDLGAAMARDVQDKGGYLSVDDLRAYRAQMQAPLSMTYRDARFHLVDGLTAGPTFAHAMGDLETRDMGTKPDAFAAYAGALNGAYAARLGQMGDTGESPEAPGCTTHFSVVDRDGNMISQTQTLLSIFGSRVVSPSTGFLMNNGIMWFDPVQGRPNSLGPDKRCLMNVCPVIGEQGDRRFAFGASGGRKIVSTMTQMASFVTDFGMDIEAAFHHPRIDVSGGPRVVADEAHTPEVLAHLRADHQVVTTPRTVFPYAFGCPAGVMRKGDTNTGCTEIMSPWGDAALEDEGTTA; from the coding sequence ATGGCCTCGTCCCTGTCACGCACAATGCAGACACGAAAAACCGTCGTCGAGACGAAGGGCGGGGTTGTCGCCTCACAGCACCGCTTGGCGGCCGAGGCGGGGGCCGAGGTCCTGCGCGTCGGCGGCAATGCGGTGGATGCAGCCGTTGCCACATCCTTTGTCGTTGGCGTGCTAGAGCCGTGGATGAGCGGCCCGGCCGGCGGTGGTGCAATGATGCTATGGCGCGCGGATGAGGGAAAAGCCGTAGCGGTGAACCACGGCATGCGGTCGCCCAAAGAGTTGCGGGTTGGGGATTACCCCTTGTCCGGGCGCGGCATGGCCAGCGATCTGTTCCCGTGGGAGCATGTGACAGGCGATGTAAACGTTCAGGGCGCCAAGGCGATTGCCGTGCCGGGGGTTGTCGATGGTCTGGGGCAGGCGCACGCACAATATGGGCGTATGCCTTGGGCCGATTTGCTGGCCCCCGCGATTGCGCATGCGCGTGAGGGGATGCTGGTTGATTGGTATGCCGCGCTGATCATCGCCTCAGCCACCCGCGCGCTGGCGCTGGACACGGATGCGGCGGCGCTTTTCCTTGAGGAGGGGCAATGGCCAACCATCTCGGGGTGGACGGCTCTGGCAGAAAAGCGGCTGGACCAGACCCGCATGGCCGACAGTCTGGCCATCATCGCGCAGGACGGCCCGCGCGCGCTGTATGATGGCGATCTGGGTGCCGCGATGGCGCGCGATGTGCAGGACAAGGGCGGATATCTAAGCGTGGATGACCTGCGCGCCTACCGCGCACAAATGCAGGCACCGCTTAGCATGACCTACCGCGATGCGCGGTTCCACCTTGTTGACGGGCTGACCGCCGGCCCGACCTTTGCGCATGCGATGGGCGATCTGGAAACCCGCGACATGGGCACCAAACCCGATGCGTTCGCCGCCTATGCGGGCGCGCTGAACGGGGCCTATGCCGCGCGGCTGGGACAGATGGGCGACACCGGCGAATCCCCCGAGGCGCCCGGATGCACCACGCATTTTTCGGTCGTTGACCGCGACGGCAACATGATCAGCCAGACACAAACGCTGTTGTCGATCTTTGGTAGCCGGGTGGTATCGCCCTCAACCGGTTTTTTGATGAACAACGGCATCATGTGGTTCGATCCGGTGCAGGGGCGGCCGAACTCGCTGGGTCCGGACAAGCGCTGTTTGATGAATGTCTGCCCCGTGATCGGGGAACAGGGCGACCGTCGCTTTGCCTTTGGCGCGTCGGGCGGGCGCAAGATCGTATCAACGATGACCCAGATGGCATCCTTCGTCACCGACTTCGGCATGGACATAGAGGCGGCATTCCACCATCCGCGCATCGACGTTTCCGGCGGCCCTCGCGTGGTCGCCGATGAGGCGCATACCCCTGAGGTTCTGGCGCATCTGCGCGCGGATCATCAGGTGGTCACCACGCCGCGCACCGTCT
- a CDS encoding ABC transporter permease, translating to MLPYILKRLGLALLVAFTVSFISFSLLFLSGDPAAALAGETASGEDIEALRHLYGFDRPMLVQYGDWLWQALQGNFGESYYFKLPVSTLIGDRLSVTMILGVCGITFALLTAVPLGVVAAIRPNSIIDRLALFLSVAGQAMPSFWFGLILIVVFGIQLGWLPPSGASTWRHFIMPTIVLGYYAMPAIMRLTRAGMLEVLNSDYIRTARAKGAGEGRVLFKHALRNAIIPVVSLAAVQMGFMLGGSIVVESVFALHGAGYLAWESIARNDLPTVQALILIFSMFYIIFTFLADVLNAWLDPRMRSS from the coding sequence ATGCTGCCATATATACTCAAGCGGCTGGGTCTTGCCCTGCTGGTGGCCTTTACGGTCAGTTTTATCAGTTTTTCCCTATTGTTCCTGTCCGGTGATCCGGCCGCCGCACTGGCGGGCGAGACGGCCAGCGGCGAGGACATCGAGGCGCTGCGCCATCTGTACGGTTTTGACCGGCCCATGTTGGTGCAATATGGCGATTGGCTGTGGCAGGCGCTTCAGGGCAATTTCGGCGAAAGCTATTATTTCAAGCTGCCGGTTTCCACGCTGATCGGGGACCGCCTGTCGGTCACGATGATACTGGGCGTGTGCGGCATTACCTTTGCGCTGCTGACTGCGGTGCCGCTGGGGGTTGTGGCTGCCATCCGGCCCAATTCGATCATCGACCGTCTTGCGCTGTTCTTGTCGGTCGCCGGACAGGCGATGCCCAGTTTCTGGTTCGGCCTGATCCTGATTGTGGTCTTTGGTATCCAGTTGGGATGGCTGCCGCCGTCCGGGGCCTCGACGTGGAGGCATTTCATCATGCCCACCATTGTGCTGGGCTATTACGCCATGCCTGCCATCATGCGCCTGACGCGTGCGGGCATGCTGGAGGTACTGAATTCTGATTACATCCGCACCGCCCGCGCCAAGGGCGCCGGCGAAGGGCGCGTTTTGTTCAAGCACGCGCTGCGCAACGCGATCATCCCGGTGGTCAGCCTGGCTGCCGTTCAGATGGGGTTCATGCTGGGCGGGTCGATCGTGGTTGAATCCGTCTTTGCGCTGCACGGCGCGGGCTATTTGGCGTGGGAAAGCATTGCGCGCAACGATTTGCCGACAGTGCAGGCGCTGATCCTGATCTTCTCGATGTTCTACATCATCTTTACCTTTCTGGCGGACGTGCTGAACGCATGGCTCGACCCCCGCATGAGGAGTTCGTAA
- a CDS encoding ABC transporter permease has protein sequence MSVHPTIDPLLEEIQGPTPRQILRKRVTGHTGLLFGLGVVLLLVIVAILAPLLSPHDPYIQDLTNRMVKPVFMGGTWEHPLGTDHLGRDYLSRLIYGARVSLLIGAVAALISGVIGTAMGVAAGYFGGKVDAVVTFLINVRLAMPVVLVALAVVAILGGSLQVVIGVLGLLLWDRFAVVMRASTLQVRRREYVAAAQAIGASTPRVILSEIMPNIVNNLIVIVTLEMAHAILLEAALSFLGLGVQPPTPSWGLMVSEGKNMMLFEPWLVLIPGIVLFILVLAINLMGDGLRDVTAPENRS, from the coding sequence ATGTCTGTTCACCCCACAATCGATCCGCTGCTAGAGGAAATTCAGGGCCCGACGCCCCGCCAGATCCTGCGCAAGCGCGTCACGGGGCATACCGGCCTGCTGTTTGGCCTTGGTGTGGTCCTGTTGCTGGTGATTGTCGCCATCCTCGCGCCGCTGCTGTCGCCGCATGATCCCTATATTCAGGACTTGACCAACCGCATGGTCAAGCCGGTCTTTATGGGTGGCACATGGGAGCATCCGCTGGGCACCGACCATCTGGGCCGCGATTACCTGTCACGCCTGATCTATGGCGCGCGGGTGTCACTGTTGATCGGGGCGGTTGCCGCGTTGATTTCCGGCGTGATCGGTACAGCGATGGGCGTGGCCGCCGGATATTTCGGCGGCAAGGTCGATGCTGTGGTGACCTTTCTGATCAACGTGCGTCTTGCCATGCCTGTCGTACTTGTCGCGCTGGCGGTGGTCGCCATCCTTGGCGGGTCGCTTCAGGTGGTGATCGGGGTGCTGGGCCTGCTGTTGTGGGACCGGTTTGCCGTGGTCATGCGCGCCTCGACCCTGCAGGTGCGCCGACGCGAATATGTCGCTGCCGCACAGGCCATTGGCGCCTCCACCCCGCGGGTGATCCTGTCGGAAATCATGCCGAACATCGTCAACAACCTGATCGTGATCGTCACACTGGAAATGGCCCACGCGATCTTGCTAGAGGCCGCGCTGTCCTTTCTGGGGCTGGGTGTGCAACCGCCAACGCCCAGTTGGGGCCTGATGGTCTCCGAGGGCAAGAACATGATGCTGTTCGAGCCGTGGCTGGTGCTGATCCCGGGTATTGTCCTTTTCATTCTAGTGCTGGCGATCAACCTGATGGGCGACGGCCTGCGCGACGTCACCGCCCCCGAAAACCGGAGCTGA